The Eubacterium maltosivorans genome includes the window CTCTGTTAATACGTCACACGCTTTACTCCATCTTCAACGGTTTTACATTTGTTTACAGTATACCGTTCGGCCTGTTTCTTGTCAAGTTTAATCCTGCAATCGGATAATTTTATTGGTGACACAGACCTTTATATTCAGCTTTTTACGACCGCAGCCCTCAAAATCAATGGTGGCCATATCCTTCTTAATCTCCAGAATAACACCTTCACCAAAGCCCTGATGCAGCACTGCCGCCCCAGGAACATACGCAGAACAGTCCACGTCTTTCATCTCTGCCTTTCTGACAATGGATACATCAAAAATGCCGAAGCCCTTTCCCTGGGCCAAGGACCCTCCTGCAATCACGCTGCCAGTGCTTTTTCTGCGCGCCGCCGGAGGCTTTTCCCCCAGAAAAATGCGGACAAACTGTGATACTGGCCGTCTGTTATGCCGGCCGTTCTTTTTTCCCACCGAAATAAACTCCAGCTCCCGTTTCGCGCGTGTCACACCTACGTAAAAAAGGCGAACCTCCTCGCAGAAAAGCCGACGACCCTCCTCGCTGTCATCAAGAGCTGCCATTGATGGGAATTCCCCCTCCACCGCGTCAATGATAAAGACCTTTTCAAACTCTAGCCCCTTGCTGGAATGGATTGTCGAAAAGGTCACGTCTGCCTTCCGAGGCAAAGCTGACCCCCGCAGGGCCTCCTGCAGTGTGTCCAGACGTTTCAGGAAAGCGTCCATGGTACTCTCCCTTCCCGCCAGCGTTTTTAGAATATCCAGCTTCTGATTCAGCTGCTCCTCCCGATAGCCGCAGGAAATCCGATAATCCAGATGTTCCCGATAGCCCATATTCCAGACGATAAAGTCGAGTCCCTCCTGAGCGCTCATGGCCGACAGCCGCTTAAATGCCGTCCGGATATTTTTCACCTTTTCTACAAGCCATTCAGGAATTTCATCAAGGGACAGCAAAGCCTCGAAAACATCCTGCCCAGGCTGTCTTAACTTTCCTGCCTCCAATACATTTTTTCTGGAAATGTTGCAGTTCATTTTATAATATATTTTCTCAAAGGTTTCAAAATCCGACAGATCTGCGGCCAGAGTCACAAAACTTCTGATATCCTGCACGATAAAATGTGTAAAGAAGAGAGGATTATGTTCTTTAACCGCATAAGGCACGCCCTCCCGCTCAAAAAGATCTACCAGCGGGATAACCGACTCGTTGTTGCGGTAGAGCACAGCGGTTTCCTTGCCCTCGTTTTTAACGGATTTAAGGATAAACCAGTACTGATCCTCCACAGATTTTACATATTCATGAACTGCTGGCACCCCTTTTTCGTTATCTGTCCGCATATTTTTAACATAGCGCTCCTTGTTAAGCCGGATAAAACGGTTGGCTGCGTTCACAATCTGCTGTGTGCTGCGGTGGTTCGTCTCCATGAGCAGCACCTCACCGCAGGGATAAGTTTCCTTAAAGCTCAACAGCCCATCTGGATAAGCTCCTCGAAACCCATAGATGCTCTGGTCCTCGTCACCCACCATAAAGACATTGCCGTCCTCTCCCGCCAGAAGCCGGATAATTTCATATTGGATTTTCGAAGTATCCTGGGCTTCATCAATATTGATATACTTGTACTGGCCGGTAAAAATCTTCAGCAGCTCAGGGGTCTTCTTTAAGAGCAGCCAGGCATATTTGAGCATATCATCAAAATCCATCAGATGATGTCTGCGTTTGTACGCTTCATAGGCCTTGAACAGTTTAGGAAACTCCACATCACCCACTTTCATTTCTTCGATTTCTTCCTCAGAAAGCAGCATATTTTTACAGTAGGTAATAGCCGATACAATATCCACAATGTCATTTTCTGCCGGATGGCTCTTAAAAAGTTCCCGAAACAGCTCTCTGATAATACTTCCGCTACTCTCAACAATCTGAAAAGCACGGCGGTGATATAAACGTTCATAATTTCGGATAACCGACAGGGCAAAACTGTGAATCGTGCTGAAGCGAAGGCCTTCTGCTCCCTTTTCGCCAAAAATTTTCAGATAACGCCGGCTCAGGTCACGGGCGCCGGCTTTGCTGAAGGTCAGCGTTAAAATAGACTCGGGAGATATTTTTTTTACTCGGATCATATAGGCAATACGGCAAATGACCACCGTTGTTTTCCCACTGCCTGGCACAGCCAGGAGCAGCGTAGCTCCAGAAATCCTGCCAACAGCCTCACGCTGCTGGGCATTTAGCTGCAATCGGTACTTTTTCATAAAGGCGTCCAGATTTTCCATCGCTAGCTGATTTTCTCAAGCAGTCCAAGAATTCCCTCTGCTGCCTGATGCATTTGTTCCGTATTTAAAATGACCGCCTGATTATCCCCCTTCTGTGCACCATAATCGGCAAAGCCTGCATGATTTCCACCTTCAATCTCTGTCATGACCGCTGTTTCTGGATAAAGAGCTTCCGCTGTCCTCACTTTATCTAAATCAGCGACGCCGTCATCACTTCCCCAGAGCGAAACCACCTGAACCTCCGCATCCTTTATGCCGTCATCCGCCGGATAGGCGGCCAGAAAAAAGATTCCTTTTACTTTGTTATGAGTCTTTGCCAGCTCCGGCGCCATAGCTCCGCCCAGGGAGTGTCCACCAACCGCCCAGTTTTCAATTTCCGGGTGCAGCGCCATTATCTCACTTCCCCGTTCTGGCGAGAGTACTGCCAGATTCATGGGCATTCTGACAATATAAACAGGATACCCCTGCTCCGCAATTTCCAGAGCCAGAGGGGCATAGGCTTCAGGCGATACAAAAGCGCCGGGATAAAAAATGACGCCAGTCTCTCCCTTTTGGTTTTCCGGTTCAAAGGCAATGGTTCCTCCATCCTTTACCACCACGTGGCTGTCCCCTCTTAAGGCCTGCTGTGCTGCCGCTTCCGGCTGATAAGTCATACAGTTGACCGCAATTCCTCCCGCTGGTAATAAAAGCAGCAGTGCCAGCCCAACGCCGGCAAGAGCTTGTTTTAACTTCTTATGCTTCATATTCTTTCCTTCTTACGACTTTAAATTTCTCAGCTTGACAACTTTCCTTGTCAATGATATACTTTTTGACAAGAATTCTTGTCAAATTAATTCTCTGGTTTCTCTATTATACCCGATATCCAAATCGCTGACAAACCGGAACCGAAAGGAAATAACCATGATCACAATAAACAACGTCACGAAAAAGTACGGAAAAACAAAAGCCAACAACGACCTCACTTTTACCGTCGGAGATGGCGAAATCGCCATACTTCTTGGACCAAACGGCGCTGGAAAATCGACCATTATCAAATGTATCTGTGGGCTGCTCCGGTTTAAAGGCGCCATTGAAATTAACGGCGCACCCTGCCGTTCTCTTGAGGCTAAACGCCAGCTTGGCTATATCCCTGAGCTTCCTGCCCTTTACGATATGCTGACGATCGAGGAGCATCTGGAGTTTATCGCCCGTGCCTATGGCCTTGCGGACTGGGAAGCAAAAGCGGACGCCCTCATCGAACGCTTCGAGCTTGACGACAAGCGCAAAAAGCTCGGTAAGGAGCTGTCTAAGGGAATGCAGCAAAAGGTCAGCATCTGCTGTGCCCTGCTGTTTGAGCCAAAGGTCATCATCTTTGACGAGCCCATGGTAGGCCTTGACCCCCATGCCATCAAAGAGCTGAAGCTGATTTTTTCTGAGCTCAGAGATCAGGGTGTTTCTCTCCTCATCAGCACCCATATGATCGACTCGGTGGAGGATTATTGGGATGTGGCCCATATTATGATGGATGGCGAGATCCGGGCAACCAGGCGGCCAGAAGAGCTCACCGAAACTGACGAATCCCTGGAGGCGCTTTTCTTCAGCATTACCGAGGGGGAGGCTTAAGATGTCCAGTATTTTCTATCTTTGGAAAACCACCTTCAAAAACCGGCTTCTTGACCTGAAGAACCATCCCAGCCATCTGGTTGTGACCATTCTTATGGTTCTGTTTTTCGGCTTTGCCCTTGTGACAACAGTTTTTACACCAGGAGAGGATATGCCTCTGTCGCAAGGCCAGAATCTGCCACTGCTGGGCGCAATCCTCATCGGCCTTTTTCTGTTCCTTCTGGTCACCCAGATTCAAAAGGGACTTTCCTCCGGAGGCAGCTTTTTTACCATGGCAGATGTCAATCTGCTTTTTCTGGCGCCGGTTTCCCCGAGAAAGATCCTGGCCTATGGCTTGGCTAAACAAGTAGGCATGTCACTGCTACTGGGTTTCTTCATTTTGTTTCAGGGAACGACTCTCCGGTCATTCTTTGGTGTCGGCACTCCTGGACTCATTGCCCTGTTCGCGGGCTACTGTTTGTTTCTGGTGGTCGGCGAAATCCTTGCGCTTGCCATTTATTCTTACACCAGAGGAGAGGACAAGCGCCGCCGCGTGGTAAGGGCAGTGCTTTATTGTTTTGGCTTCCTGATGGCCGCCCTCTTTTTGACGACACTTTTTAAAACCCAGAATTTTTATGAGGCACTGCTCAGCACGGCAGATTCCAATCTGATGGAATACATCCCTGTCCTTGGCTGGACAAAAGCCTTCACCATGGGTTTGATTGCGGGAAATTTCCTGAAGGCACTTGTCTTTCTGGTGCTGCTCATCGCTCTGATCGGCCTGATCATCCTGTATATCTGCCGGAGCGAATCCGATTATTACGAGGATGTGCTTCAATCCGCTGAAAAAACCTATACCACCAAAGCCGCCGCCAAGGACGGACGCATCAGCGATACCAAGGACGCCTCCAAAATCAGCCGTAAAAAAACCGGTATCGGCCACGGCCATGGAGCCTCAGTTTTCTTTTTCAAGCATCTGCTGGAAAACCGCCGCTCGGGTTACCTGTTCTTAAACCAGTTTACCCTTATCTGCACCGTGGTGGCTATTCTTGCCAGTCTGCTGGTAAAGGAGCATATCAGTCTGGTGCTGATCTTCGGCATGCTGTGCTACCTTCAGGTGTTAACAGGGGCCATGGGACGGTGGGTCAAAGAACTGACTCTGCCCTACATTTACATGATTCCCCAGAACCCGTTTAAAAAGCTGGTTTTTGCCAGTCTGGAATCTGTGGTGGACAGCTTTGTCAGTGGTTTGATTATTTTTATCCCCTGTGGCTTGATTCTGGGCGCTCCAGCCGCTGAGATCATTGCGGTCATCGCCGCCCGTGTGGGACTGGCTACCCTTTTATCCGCCGGTAATATTTTAATCGAACGTATTCTCGGCAATATGCAGAGCAAGGTTCTGGTCGTAATGCTCTATTATCTGATCCTTGTTATCCTGCTGATCCCAGGCGTTATCGCCGGTGTAGCGGTCGGCCTCATCGCCGGAAGCCTGGCTGCCGGACTGTTTGCAGACTGCGCTGTCAATGTACTAGTCGCTCTGATCATTCTCGCTCTCTGCCGTAATCTCCTGCACACTATGGAAATGAATATTCAGTAGAACAAAAAAAGATGTGCTTTTCAGCACATCTTTTTTTGCATTAATGAGAACATTGTCACTGGCACCGTGGCGCTCGGTATCCAGTGGTACTACTTTTTTGTGTAGTTCTTTGGAGAGCTCATTGATACATTCGGCTTCTTTATTATAGCGCTTTGGCTCTGGTTTTTAAACCCATCGGAAAAACATTCACGTTACTAAGTTGACACATATGTGACACTCAAAGCTTTTCCCCGCTGATTTTACTGATCTGGTCATAAACCCATTCCTTGTCTTTGCTGTCATAAGGGAGCTGCTCCCAGTATTTATCAACCATCGTATAAAAGGTATTGACCGCCGCGAACTCCTCAGTCACTATACGGGTAGAAAGATCATTGTCAAAATGGAAGTAGGCGGCAGCACCCTCCTTTACCCAGATATTCAGATTTTCAATTAACTCTGGTGATGCCGATGGCCTCAAAGCAATCTGGACCTTAGGATCACTTTTCACAAATTTCAGAAAAGAGACCAGCTCTTTGATAATATGCTTCCCCGCAACCTCCACCTTACGCTTCAGCAACGCGGAAAAAACTGGCACCTCAATCACGGGGCGCTGTGCAAGACTTTTGATATAATCGAGACTCAAAATAATCCGGGTATATTTCTCCTCAGATAAAAACTGTCCAAGGCCTACCCGGCAATTGTCGTAATAGTCGATGAGGCTATGCTCTTCCTCACTGCTCAGGCACAGATCCATTAAAATCCCTTCAATAATACTTCTCCCTGAAGAGAGAAAAGACATGGATGTGGCAATAACATACTGATCGGTGTCATTGCGGTTAAAGCCTTCCATATTTTCCCGGGTGAAATCGCTGCAGACCACGCGGCTTCCTAAATTTTTAGTCAGCGGCTGGAAATTCTCCAGATGCCTTTTTAGAAAATTATCAAACTGTCGCTGGCTCATAGGGTCGGTGTAAATGGCGGAATAAGTATCGCCATTTGTCCCGTTTATTCCCACCAATGTCTGTTTTCCCTTAATGCTGAAAATATAATCATAGAAGGGACGCTCCACATCATAGGTATAGTAAGCTTCAGCATTTGTGGAAAGCAGTATGGGCAGCCAGTATTCAAACATGTTATAAATCTCTTCCTGTGAGCGGTTTAAATAGAACATGGTCATGAGCTTTGTCTTATTTTTTTCCGCCTCCAGAAAGCGCTTTTGTATTTTTCGTGTATCATTATTGCTTTGTTTAAAGATTCTTGAATCTGCATCATAGCCCCAGAAGATTTCTCCCTTTGGCAGTGACGCCAGTGTGTCAAACATATCGTCCAGAGCATCCATTTTACCAGTGATGCCCTTATAAATTTTATAGGTTGCGGTATAGAGACTATTCCCTCTTTCCTTATCTGCATATTTTGCTTCAAATTCTTTATCGACCAGCCACCGGGATACACAGCTTTCCAAATCCTGTTCTGTGTCTACAGCGATCCCCGGTTCCAGCGAGGAAAAGAACCGTTCCAATGTATTCAATCCCTGTTCTCTGTTAACTTTTACGATGGCACGAATAATTTCTTCAAAATAAGGTGATTTAGGCCCCAGCTCAACACGTCCATTTCTCCACCGGCTGATAATGGTTCGGTCAACATGGACAGTTCTTGCCAGCTGCGAACCCTGAATATAAAGCATATCCATCAAGTAAGCCAGCGGCGTAGCGGGTTTCTTTGCCATTTCCTTTCCTCCTTTTATAATTATTATAATCTACTTATTTATATACACTAAATGGTATTTTTAAAACAAAACGGTGGCATATTCTCCATTTAAGTCATTTTTACTTTTAATTTTTTCAACAAATGCACCATCTTCTTTATTTTAATCTTTTAAATCTAAAAGTGCAAGCGTATTTTGTGTACTAAAAAAGAGCACCCCGGAGGAGTGCTCTAAAGGTCTATTCTGACGGCTTATGCGCCGTAATAAATCTGATCCAGAAGCTCGCTGAACTGTTCTTTGGTCGGTGACAGCGGATTGGTCTGAGTGCAGACATCTTTCATAGCTTTTCCAATAATAATGTCCTTGCTGGCCTTAAAATCTGCCTCATCAATGCCCTGTTCTTTAAGGGATGTTGGAATATTGATTTCCTTACAAAGGGTAATGATGCTGTTGTACAGCATTTCTGCGGCATCTCCGCTGACATTTGGAATACCAATGGCACTCAGGAGACGGTTATATAAATGCTGAGCTCTGCCGCACTGCCCATTAAAGCGTACAACATATGGCAGACCGATAGCGTTGGCTAAACCGTGGGGCAAATGCCACTGTGCGCCAACTGCATGGGCAATACTGTGAGTGATGCCCAGACCTGCGCTGTTAAAGGCTATCCCGGCCATACAGGATGCAATCTGCATACTGGCCTTAGCTTCCAGATTACCACCATTCACATAGCATTCATACAGGCTCTTAAAAACCAGCTCCGCGGCCTTTGCCGCATAGCAGCGTGAAAACGGGTTATTATTGGTGGAAACGTAGGCTTCCACCGCATGAGTTAAAACGTCCATTCCTGTGGCCGCCGTCGCTGCTGGCGGAACGCTCTCGATCAATTTTGGTTCAAGAATCGCGGCGTCCGGCATCATAAGAATGTCGGTAAGCGGAATCTTAGTATTGTTTTTCTTGTCGGTAATAACCGCGTATTCCGTTACTTCAGAACCTGTGCCGGCGGTTGTCGGCATAGCGATAAAGTATGGTTTTTTAATGTAGTCTTCCTCAAAGAACATTTTTTTGAAATTGTAGCAGTAATAGATAATGGCCTTTGCTGAATCGATGGCTGATCCGCCGCCAAGGGCAATTAAAGCATCTGGTTTTTCCATCAGGATATGTGTCAGTCCCTTTTCAACAATTTCTGTAGACGGGTCTGGTTCAACGTCAGAAAAAACATGGTATTTGATGTTATGTTTATCCAACACGTCTGTCAGCATTTTCAGCAGGCCAAATTTGACCATCCCTTCATCCGTTACAATGCAGACCTGCTTAAAGTCGTGGTTTCCAACCTGTTCTATGGCGCCAATGCCATAGTAAATGGCCGGTTTTACCTGAAAAAACCGTATATCATTCAATTTGCTCATATTACCCTCCTTAGTATATTCGCTCAATAGTTTACATAATTCGTCAATTTGTATTATATCAAGTTTTTTGATGAGCGGAAAGGCAATCGCAAAATTTTGTTGTAAATGAACCAGTATGTATCTGTCCGACAAAAGTTTAACAAAGCTTTTTCTTTAAGTTTTTATCTTGAAAAGCATTTTGGTTTTACTTGACATTAATTTTCCGTTCCGATACACTGGGATTACCCCTATTTCTTATTTAGAAAAACAGAAAATAAGGGTATGTATCATGCATAAATACTACTAATTAAGAAGGAGCATCCCATGATTAAACAGCTAAAGCCCTACCTCGCGAAATACCGCCTTCCGTCGATATTGGCGCCACTCACGGTTATCGTCGAGGTTCTTCTGGAAATCCAGATTCCTTTTTTAATGGCTAAAATCGTGGATCAGGGTATCACAACGCGTGACCTGAACTACGTTTTTCAAATTGGCGCCATCATGGTGCTGGTGGCCCTCTGTTCATTGCTTTTCGGCGTTCTTTCCGGTCGTTTTGCCGCCAAGGGTGCCATGGGTTTTGGCAGTGAGCTCCGCAAAGCCGTTTTCGACAAAATCCAGGAATTTTCTTTTGCGAACATCGACCGTTTCAGCACTCCGTCACTGGTCACACGTCTGACCACGGATATTACCAATACTCAAATGGCCTACATGATGGTCATCCGCGTTCTGGTACGCGCACCCGTTATGCTGGTCAGCGCCACCATCATGGCGGCCGCCATCAACGGCGACCTTGTCCGCGTTTTTCTCATTGTCATTCCCATACTGGCCATTGCCCTGGCCACCATGTCCACCCTGGCCTTTCCGCGTTTTAACGCCATGTTGAAAAAATACGACGGGCTCAACGCGCAGGTTCAGGAAAACCTCATCGCCATCCGCGTTGTCAAAGCCTTTGTACGGGCACGTTACGAGAAGAAAAAATTTGCCGAAGCCAACGATAGCCTCATGCAGGCATCTCTTGCCGCTGAAAAAATCATTATCCTCGGCATGCCCATCATGATGCTAACCATGTATGCCACCATTATCGCCATCCTGTGGTTCGGAGGCAACATGATCATCGGCGGCACACTGCTGACAGGAGAACTCATCAGTTTTATTTCCTATGTGACGCAGATTCTTATGTCTCTGATGATGATCGCCCAGGTTTTTATTATGATTGTTCTCTCCCGTTCCTCTGTATCACGTATTATCGAGGTGCTGGAAGAACCCATCAGCATTACTGATGAAACGGCCGCTCCATCCCTCACAGCTGACGACGGCAGCATCGAATACCGGAACGTTTCCTTCAAATATCAGGAGGACGCGGCGGAAAATATCCTGACCGGCATTGATTTCTCCATCGCCTCCGGCGAAACCGTCGGTATCATCGGAGGAACTGGCTCGGCAAAAACTACGCTGGTTCAGCTTATTCCAAGGCTTTATGATGTAACAGACGGGCAGGTGCTGGTCGGCGGCCATGATGTTCGGGACTATACCCTGGACCACCTGCGATCGGTTGTCGCCATGGTCCTTCAGAAAAACGTCCTGTTCTCAGGCACAATCAAAGACAATCTGAAATGGGGCGATGAAAACGCCACAGACGAAGAAGTTATCGCCGCCGCCAAAGCAGCCTGTGCCCATGATTTTATCATGTCTTTCCCAGAGGGCTATGACACCTATCTTGGCCAGGGCGGCGTCAACGTATCCGGCGGCCAGAAGCAGCGTCTCTGCATTGCCAGAGCACTCCTGAAAAAGCCCAAAATCATCATTCTGGATGACAGCACCAGCGCGGTGGATACCGCTACCGACGCGGCCATTCGCGAAGGCTTCCGTCAGAATCTAAAAGATACTACCGCCATCATTATCGCCCAGCGTATTTCTTCGGTTAGCGATGCGGACAAGATCATCGTGCTGGACGAGGGCCGTATCGACGCTATCGATACCCATGAAAATCTCCTGGAAAACAATGCGATTTACCGTGAGGTCTTTCATTCACAGCAGAAAGGAGTTGAGGAATAATGCCAAAGAAAAAAAGCGTTCAAAAGCCCAAAAATATCAAAAAGACACTGCTTCGTATTTTTGGCTACATGGCAAAACGCAGATTGCTGCTTATACTTGTCATACTCTTTGTCTTTATCAGCTCCGGCGCCACCGTGGCCGGCACATATTTCCTAAAGCCCATCATCAACCAGGGCATTGTGCCTCTTATCGGAAAACCCCTCACCCCCGGCGCGCTCATGCCCTTTATCCAGATGCTGCTGCTAATGGGGGGAATCTATCTGGCCGGGGCGGCCTGTGCTTATGCCTATAACCGGATGATGATCGTCATCTCCAACGGAACCCTCAACGCCGTGCGGCGAGACCTTTTTAACAGCATGGAAGATCTCCCCATCAAATATTTTGACACCCATACACACGGCGAACTCATGAGCCGCTATACCAACGATGTTGATACTCTGCGCGAAGCCATTGCCATGAGCCTTCCGCAAATGCTGACCGCCACCGTCACGGTGGTGGGAACCTTTATCATGATGCTGATCTTAAGCCCGCTGCTGACTTTGATCGTCATCGGCATGCTTGTGATCATGTACTTTGTGATAAAAACTGTGGGAAGCCGAAGTGCCCGGGGCTTTAAAGCGCAGCAGAAGGCGCTCGGTGAAACTAACGGCTATATCGAGGAAATGATCGAGGGACAAAAAGTTATCAAGGTTTTCTGCCATGAGGACATTGTCAAAAATGATTTTGCCGAGCTCAACGACAAGCTGAGAAGCGCTTCTACTCAAGCCCATACCTACGCCAATGTGCTCATGCCTATCATGGGAAACCTCTCCTATGTGCAGTACGCTTTGACAGCCGCTTTCGGTGCAGTACTTGTTATTTTTGGCAGCATGGACTTAGGCTCCATCGCTTCCTTTTTACAGTACACACGCTCCTTCTCACAGCCCATCACCCAGATTTCCCAACAGTTTAACGCGCTGCTGACCGCTCTTGCCGGGGCTGAACGAATCTTTGAAGTCATTGACGCTGAGCCTGAAAAAGACGATGGTTATGTAACCCTCGTCAATGTCTGCGAATCCGCAGACGGCACTCTGACCGAATGTAAGGAAGTTACTAATACCTGGGCCTGGAAACATCCGCATCACGATGGCACCCTGACCTATGAAAAGCTCAGGGGGGATGTGCGTTTCCATGATGTTACCTTTGGCTACAGCGATGACAAAATGGTGCTGCACAATGTTTCTCTTTTTGCCAAGCCCGGCCAGAAGATCGCCTTTGTAGGCTCAACAGGCGCAGGCAAAACCACGATCACCAATCTTATCAACCGATTTTATGAGGTTCAGGAAGGCAAGATCACCTATGATGGTATCAACATTAAAAAAATCCGGAAAGTCGACCTGCGGCATTCCCTCGCAATGGTCCTTCAGGATACCCACCTGTTCACTGGTACTGTAGCCGATAATATCCGTTACGGCCGTCTCAATGCCACCGATGAGGAAGTCCACGCTGCCGCTGAGCTGGCCAACGCCGACTTCTTTATCCGCCATCTCCCTCAGGGCTATGATACCATGCTGACCTCCGACGGAGCCAACCTGAGCCAGGGGCAGCGCCAGCTGCTGGCCATCGCCCGGGCCGCTGTCGCCAATCCGCCGGTACTTATCCTCGATGAAGCCACCAGCTCCATCGACACCCGTACCGAGGCCCTTATTGAGCGCGGTATGGATCAGCTCATGGAAGGCCGTACTGTTTTTGTCATCGCCCACCGCCTGTCCACCGTCCGAAACGCCGACGCCATCATGGTACTGGAACACGGCCGGATTATCGAGCGCGGCGACCACGAAGAACTAT containing:
- a CDS encoding ABC transporter ATP-binding protein, producing MITINNVTKKYGKTKANNDLTFTVGDGEIAILLGPNGAGKSTIIKCICGLLRFKGAIEINGAPCRSLEAKRQLGYIPELPALYDMLTIEEHLEFIARAYGLADWEAKADALIERFELDDKRKKLGKELSKGMQQKVSICCALLFEPKVIIFDEPMVGLDPHAIKELKLIFSELRDQGVSLLISTHMIDSVEDYWDVAHIMMDGEIRATRRPEELTETDESLEALFFSITEGEA
- a CDS encoding alpha/beta hydrolase, which gives rise to MKHKKLKQALAGVGLALLLLLPAGGIAVNCMTYQPEAAAQQALRGDSHVVVKDGGTIAFEPENQKGETGVIFYPGAFVSPEAYAPLALEIAEQGYPVYIVRMPMNLAVLSPERGSEIMALHPEIENWAVGGHSLGGAMAPELAKTHNKVKGIFFLAAYPADDGIKDAEVQVVSLWGSDDGVADLDKVRTAEALYPETAVMTEIEGGNHAGFADYGAQKGDNQAVILNTEQMHQAAEGILGLLEKIS
- a CDS encoding ATP-dependent helicase, coding for MKKYRLQLNAQQREAVGRISGATLLLAVPGSGKTTVVICRIAYMIRVKKISPESILTLTFSKAGARDLSRRYLKIFGEKGAEGLRFSTIHSFALSVIRNYERLYHRRAFQIVESSGSIIRELFRELFKSHPAENDIVDIVSAITYCKNMLLSEEEIEEMKVGDVEFPKLFKAYEAYKRRHHLMDFDDMLKYAWLLLKKTPELLKIFTGQYKYINIDEAQDTSKIQYEIIRLLAGEDGNVFMVGDEDQSIYGFRGAYPDGLLSFKETYPCGEVLLMETNHRSTQQIVNAANRFIRLNKERYVKNMRTDNEKGVPAVHEYVKSVEDQYWFILKSVKNEGKETAVLYRNNESVIPLVDLFEREGVPYAVKEHNPLFFTHFIVQDIRSFVTLAADLSDFETFEKIYYKMNCNISRKNVLEAGKLRQPGQDVFEALLSLDEIPEWLVEKVKNIRTAFKRLSAMSAQEGLDFIVWNMGYREHLDYRISCGYREEQLNQKLDILKTLAGRESTMDAFLKRLDTLQEALRGSALPRKADVTFSTIHSSKGLEFEKVFIIDAVEGEFPSMAALDDSEEGRRLFCEEVRLFYVGVTRAKRELEFISVGKKNGRHNRRPVSQFVRIFLGEKPPAARRKSTGSVIAGGSLAQGKGFGIFDVSIVRKAEMKDVDCSAYVPGAAVLHQGFGEGVILEIKKDMATIDFEGCGRKKLNIKVCVTNKIIRLQD
- a CDS encoding 1-propanol dehydrogenase PduQ; this encodes MSKLNDIRFFQVKPAIYYGIGAIEQVGNHDFKQVCIVTDEGMVKFGLLKMLTDVLDKHNIKYHVFSDVEPDPSTEIVEKGLTHILMEKPDALIALGGGSAIDSAKAIIYYCYNFKKMFFEEDYIKKPYFIAMPTTAGTGSEVTEYAVITDKKNNTKIPLTDILMMPDAAILEPKLIESVPPAATAATGMDVLTHAVEAYVSTNNNPFSRCYAAKAAELVFKSLYECYVNGGNLEAKASMQIASCMAGIAFNSAGLGITHSIAHAVGAQWHLPHGLANAIGLPYVVRFNGQCGRAQHLYNRLLSAIGIPNVSGDAAEMLYNSIITLCKEINIPTSLKEQGIDEADFKASKDIIIGKAMKDVCTQTNPLSPTKEQFSELLDQIYYGA
- a CDS encoding ABC transporter ATP-binding protein: MPKKKSVQKPKNIKKTLLRIFGYMAKRRLLLILVILFVFISSGATVAGTYFLKPIINQGIVPLIGKPLTPGALMPFIQMLLLMGGIYLAGAACAYAYNRMMIVISNGTLNAVRRDLFNSMEDLPIKYFDTHTHGELMSRYTNDVDTLREAIAMSLPQMLTATVTVVGTFIMMLILSPLLTLIVIGMLVIMYFVIKTVGSRSARGFKAQQKALGETNGYIEEMIEGQKVIKVFCHEDIVKNDFAELNDKLRSASTQAHTYANVLMPIMGNLSYVQYALTAAFGAVLVIFGSMDLGSIASFLQYTRSFSQPITQISQQFNALLTALAGAERIFEVIDAEPEKDDGYVTLVNVCESADGTLTECKEVTNTWAWKHPHHDGTLTYEKLRGDVRFHDVTFGYSDDKMVLHNVSLFAKPGQKIAFVGSTGAGKTTITNLINRFYEVQEGKITYDGINIKKIRKVDLRHSLAMVLQDTHLFTGTVADNIRYGRLNATDEEVHAAAELANADFFIRHLPQGYDTMLTSDGANLSQGQRQLLAIARAAVANPPVLILDEATSSIDTRTEALIERGMDQLMEGRTVFVIAHRLSTVRNADAIMVLEHGRIIERGDHEELLKQKGKYYQLYTGQFELD
- a CDS encoding putative ABC exporter domain-containing protein is translated as MSSIFYLWKTTFKNRLLDLKNHPSHLVVTILMVLFFGFALVTTVFTPGEDMPLSQGQNLPLLGAILIGLFLFLLVTQIQKGLSSGGSFFTMADVNLLFLAPVSPRKILAYGLAKQVGMSLLLGFFILFQGTTLRSFFGVGTPGLIALFAGYCLFLVVGEILALAIYSYTRGEDKRRRVVRAVLYCFGFLMAALFLTTLFKTQNFYEALLSTADSNLMEYIPVLGWTKAFTMGLIAGNFLKALVFLVLLIALIGLIILYICRSESDYYEDVLQSAEKTYTTKAAAKDGRISDTKDASKISRKKTGIGHGHGASVFFFKHLLENRRSGYLFLNQFTLICTVVAILASLLVKEHISLVLIFGMLCYLQVLTGAMGRWVKELTLPYIYMIPQNPFKKLVFASLESVVDSFVSGLIIFIPCGLILGAPAAEIIAVIAARVGLATLLSAGNILIERILGNMQSKVLVVMLYYLILVILLIPGVIAGVAVGLIAGSLAAGLFADCAVNVLVALIILALCRNLLHTMEMNIQ
- a CDS encoding ABC transporter ATP-binding protein translates to MIKQLKPYLAKYRLPSILAPLTVIVEVLLEIQIPFLMAKIVDQGITTRDLNYVFQIGAIMVLVALCSLLFGVLSGRFAAKGAMGFGSELRKAVFDKIQEFSFANIDRFSTPSLVTRLTTDITNTQMAYMMVIRVLVRAPVMLVSATIMAAAINGDLVRVFLIVIPILAIALATMSTLAFPRFNAMLKKYDGLNAQVQENLIAIRVVKAFVRARYEKKKFAEANDSLMQASLAAEKIIILGMPIMMLTMYATIIAILWFGGNMIIGGTLLTGELISFISYVTQILMSLMMIAQVFIMIVLSRSSVSRIIEVLEEPISITDETAAPSLTADDGSIEYRNVSFKYQEDAAENILTGIDFSIASGETVGIIGGTGSAKTTLVQLIPRLYDVTDGQVLVGGHDVRDYTLDHLRSVVAMVLQKNVLFSGTIKDNLKWGDENATDEEVIAAAKAACAHDFIMSFPEGYDTYLGQGGVNVSGGQKQRLCIARALLKKPKIIILDDSTSAVDTATDAAIREGFRQNLKDTTAIIIAQRISSVSDADKIIVLDEGRIDAIDTHENLLENNAIYREVFHSQQKGVEE